A region from the uncultured Ilyobacter sp. genome encodes:
- the dnaJ gene encoding molecular chaperone DnaJ, translated as MAKKDYYEILGISKDASEAEIKKAYRKAAMKYHPDKFTNANEDEKKNAEAKFKELNDAYQVLSDSQKRAQYDRFGHAAFEQGGAGGAGGFGGFGGFGDFEDLGDIFSSFFGGSGSGFGDQRGRRRTVQPGADLRYSVEITLEEASKGVEKHIKYEKNGKCHTCSGTGAEPGSGMQTCSKCNGQGRVKQTQRTMLGNFETVVECDQCHGKGEVPKKKCSNCGGTGIEKEVVEKTVKIPAGIDDGQRLRLSGMGEASPSGGPNGDLYIYIKVKQHSIFERIDDDLVCEIPISYAHATLGGDLEIPTIEGKIKMKIPAGTQNGKVFRLKEKGMPNTRGYGRGDQLVKIVIEIPTNLNDSQKELLKSFDKSLKDKNYNMKKTFFDKIKNLFV; from the coding sequence ATGGCTAAAAAAGATTACTACGAAATACTGGGTATTTCAAAAGATGCATCAGAGGCTGAAATCAAGAAGGCCTACAGAAAGGCCGCCATGAAATACCATCCAGATAAATTTACCAATGCCAACGAAGATGAAAAGAAGAATGCTGAAGCAAAATTTAAAGAATTAAATGATGCTTATCAGGTACTTTCAGATTCTCAAAAGAGAGCGCAGTACGACAGATTTGGACATGCAGCTTTTGAACAGGGAGGAGCTGGAGGAGCCGGAGGCTTTGGTGGATTCGGTGGATTCGGAGATTTTGAGGATTTAGGAGATATATTCAGTTCATTTTTTGGTGGTTCTGGTTCTGGATTTGGAGATCAGAGAGGCAGAAGAAGAACTGTACAGCCAGGAGCCGATTTAAGATATAGTGTAGAGATAACTCTTGAAGAAGCTTCTAAAGGTGTTGAAAAACATATAAAATATGAAAAAAATGGTAAATGTCATACATGCAGCGGAACAGGTGCAGAACCTGGATCAGGTATGCAGACTTGCAGCAAGTGTAATGGTCAGGGAAGAGTCAAGCAGACACAAAGAACAATGCTTGGGAACTTTGAGACTGTAGTGGAATGTGATCAGTGTCACGGTAAGGGAGAAGTGCCTAAAAAGAAATGTAGTAATTGCGGCGGAACAGGTATAGAAAAAGAGGTCGTGGAAAAAACTGTCAAAATACCAGCCGGTATAGATGACGGTCAGAGACTAAGACTTTCTGGAATGGGAGAGGCCAGCCCTTCAGGAGGACCAAATGGAGATCTTTATATCTATATAAAAGTGAAGCAGCATAGTATTTTTGAGAGGATAGATGATGATTTAGTGTGTGAAATACCTATTTCATATGCCCACGCCACTCTTGGAGGAGATCTTGAAATACCAACCATCGAAGGTAAAATAAAAATGAAAATACCTGCAGGAACACAAAATGGAAAAGTATTCAGACTGAAAGAAAAAGGGATGCCTAATACAAGGGGGTACGGTAGAGGTGATCAACTGGTTAAGATAGTGATAGAAATACCTACAAATCTAAATGACAGCCAGAAAGAACTGTTGAAGTCCTTTGACAAGAGTCTAAAAGATAAGAACTACAATATGAAAAAAACATTTTTTGATAAAATAAAAAATTTATTTGTATAA
- a CDS encoding methylated-DNA--[protein]-cysteine S-methyltransferase: MVGRVYLEHSVLGIIEICENSEGISSVEFVNSKKDEIKSPMVLKCRKELEEYFYENRMKFSVKLDMQGTDFQVRCWKELSKIPYGESISYKVQAENIGNPKAVRAVGGANGKNPIGIVVPCHRVIGKNGKLTGYAGGLWRKEYLLQREKEIKRAMDDKSRAQ; encoded by the coding sequence ATGGTGGGAAGAGTCTATTTAGAACATTCGGTTTTGGGTATCATAGAGATTTGTGAAAACTCAGAGGGCATAAGCTCGGTGGAGTTTGTAAATAGTAAAAAAGATGAGATAAAAAGCCCCATGGTTCTAAAGTGCAGGAAGGAACTAGAAGAATATTTTTACGAAAACAGAATGAAGTTTTCAGTAAAGCTGGATATGCAGGGGACAGATTTTCAGGTTAGGTGCTGGAAAGAACTCTCTAAAATACCTTACGGAGAGAGTATCTCCTATAAAGTACAGGCTGAAAACATAGGAAATCCCAAGGCTGTCAGGGCTGTGGGAGGAGCTAACGGCAAGAATCCCATCGGTATAGTGGTTCCCTGTCACAGGGTAATAGGAAAAAATGGGAAACTTACGGGTTATGCAGGAGGTTTATGGCGGAAGGAATATCTCCTCCAAAGAGAGAAGGAGATAAAAAGAGCTATGGATGACAAGAGCAGAGCTCAATAA
- a CDS encoding GNAT family N-acetyltransferase, which produces MLKLVKMKQNEYDVIKGKLISDYAKEKVRVGHWQQDEAIELSKETLEKILKDGVDTSNHYLMTAYEDEEKKIGFIWFNIFNKSVFINALCVYDEFKGNDYEIKVVEALEEKSYDYGAKKINLHSFGYNEGAIASYRKMGYEITDVYMNKKI; this is translated from the coding sequence ATGCTTAAATTGGTTAAAATGAAACAGAACGAATATGATGTCATAAAAGGGAAATTGATATCTGACTATGCCAAGGAAAAAGTGAGAGTGGGACACTGGCAGCAAGATGAAGCTATAGAACTGTCTAAAGAAACACTTGAGAAAATATTGAAAGATGGTGTAGATACAAGCAATCATTATCTCATGACTGCTTATGAGGATGAAGAGAAAAAAATAGGATTTATCTGGTTTAATATTTTTAACAAATCTGTCTTTATAAACGCCCTCTGTGTATATGATGAATTTAAGGGAAATGACTATGAGATAAAAGTAGTAGAAGCATTAGAAGAAAAATCATATGATTATGGAGCCAAGAAAATAAATCTGCATTCTTTTGGATACAATGAGGGTGCAATAGCATCCTATAGAAAAATGGGCTATGAGATAACAGATGTATATATGAATAAGAAGATATAG
- the dnaK gene encoding molecular chaperone DnaK, whose protein sequence is MSKIIGIDLGTTNSCVAVMEGGSFTIISNSEGARTTPSVVNVKDNGEIIVGEIAKRQAITNTDSTVQSIKTHMGENHKVTMHGKDYTPQEISAMILKKLKTDAEAYLGETVKEAVITVPAYFTDAQRQATKDAGMIAGFDVKRIINEPTAAALAYGLDKKGEEKVLVFDLGGGTFDVSILEIGDGVIEVLATSGNNHLGGDNFDKKVIDWLVTEFKKETGLDLSNDKMAYQRLKDAAEKAKKELSTTMETPISLPFITMDASGPKHLEMKLTRAKFNELTLDLVEATQGPTKTAMKDAGLNPSDIDEILLVGGSTRTPAVQEWVEKFFGKKPNKGINPDEVVAAGAAIQGGVLMGDVKDVLLLDVTPLSLGIETLGGVFTKIIERNTTIPVKKSQIFSTAVDNQPAVTINVLQGERAKSSDNHKLGEFNLEGIPAAPRGVPQIEVTFDIDANGIVHVGAKDLGTGKENKVTITGSTKLTEEEIERMKRDAETNEAEDKKFKELVETRNKADMLISSTEKTLVDHADKVTEEDKKNIEAALEELKKVKDGEDKEAMDKAMEDLSKAAHKLAEEIYKEAQASATADDGAEGGESKKSEDDVEDAEIVD, encoded by the coding sequence ATGAGTAAAATAATCGGAATTGATTTGGGAACAACAAACTCATGTGTTGCTGTAATGGAAGGTGGAAGCTTTACTATTATAAGTAACTCAGAGGGAGCGAGAACTACTCCTTCAGTAGTAAACGTAAAGGATAACGGAGAGATCATAGTAGGAGAGATAGCAAAGAGACAGGCAATTACAAATACTGACTCTACTGTACAATCTATAAAAACTCACATGGGTGAGAATCACAAAGTAACAATGCACGGTAAAGACTATACTCCACAGGAAATCTCTGCAATGATCCTTAAAAAACTTAAGACTGATGCAGAAGCATACCTCGGAGAGACAGTAAAAGAAGCGGTTATAACAGTACCAGCCTACTTTACTGATGCTCAAAGACAGGCAACAAAAGATGCCGGTATGATCGCAGGATTTGACGTAAAAAGAATCATAAACGAGCCTACAGCGGCGGCATTAGCTTATGGTCTTGATAAAAAAGGTGAAGAAAAAGTACTTGTTTTTGACCTTGGTGGAGGAACATTTGACGTATCTATCCTTGAGATAGGAGACGGTGTAATTGAAGTACTAGCTACTTCAGGAAACAACCACCTTGGAGGAGACAACTTTGATAAGAAAGTAATCGACTGGCTTGTAACAGAGTTTAAGAAAGAGACTGGGCTAGATCTTTCTAATGATAAAATGGCATACCAAAGACTGAAAGATGCAGCAGAAAAGGCTAAGAAAGAGCTATCTACAACTATGGAAACTCCTATATCTCTTCCATTCATCACAATGGATGCATCTGGACCTAAGCATTTAGAAATGAAACTTACAAGAGCTAAATTCAATGAACTTACTCTTGATCTTGTAGAGGCAACTCAAGGGCCTACAAAGACAGCCATGAAAGATGCAGGACTTAATCCTTCTGACATCGATGAGATTCTTCTTGTAGGAGGTTCTACAAGAACCCCTGCGGTACAAGAATGGGTAGAAAAATTCTTTGGTAAAAAACCTAACAAAGGTATAAACCCTGACGAGGTAGTAGCTGCAGGAGCTGCTATCCAAGGTGGAGTACTTATGGGAGACGTAAAAGACGTGTTATTATTAGATGTAACTCCTCTTTCACTGGGAATCGAGACTCTTGGTGGAGTATTTACTAAAATTATCGAAAGAAACACAACTATTCCTGTAAAAAAATCACAAATATTCTCAACAGCTGTGGATAACCAACCTGCAGTAACAATCAATGTATTACAGGGAGAAAGAGCTAAATCTTCAGACAACCACAAGCTTGGAGAATTTAACTTAGAAGGAATCCCTGCTGCTCCAAGAGGAGTACCACAGATCGAAGTTACATTTGACATCGATGCTAACGGAATCGTACATGTAGGTGCTAAAGATCTAGGAACGGGTAAGGAAAATAAAGTAACTATTACAGGATCTACCAAACTCACTGAAGAAGAGATCGAAAGAATGAAGAGAGATGCAGAGACAAACGAGGCAGAAGATAAGAAATTTAAAGAGCTTGTAGAAACTAGAAATAAAGCTGATATGCTTATCTCTTCTACAGAGAAAACTCTAGTTGATCATGCTGATAAAGTGACAGAGGAAGATAAGAAAAATATTGAAGCAGCTCTTGAAGAACTTAAAAAGGTAAAAGACGGCGAAGATAAAGAAGCTATGGATAAGGCTATGGAGGATCTTTCTAAAGCGGCTCACAAATTAGCTGAAGAGATCTATAAAGAGGCTCAGGCAAGTGCTACAGCAGATGATGGAGCTGAAGGCGGAGAATCTAAAAAATCTGAGGATGACGTAGAAGACGCTGAAATCGTAGACTAA
- the grpE gene encoding nucleotide exchange factor GrpE: MAEKMKKKSDEILDEIEKEGKKEAVSKDETIIDAEEVNGEAETLTDKIDKIESEVEEWKQAYLRKQADFQNFTKRKEKEAEELRKYASEKVMTKVIEAVDNLERGVAASSETKDFDSLVKGVEMTLSQMHGIMNEEGVEAIKTEGQKFDPHLHMAVIAEDSPEHENDDIILELQKGYKLKGKVIRPSMVKVCKK; this comes from the coding sequence ATGGCGGAAAAGATGAAAAAAAAATCTGATGAAATTTTAGATGAAATTGAAAAAGAGGGAAAGAAAGAAGCTGTTTCTAAAGACGAAACAATCATAGATGCAGAAGAGGTAAACGGTGAAGCTGAAACATTGACTGATAAAATAGACAAAATAGAATCAGAAGTAGAGGAGTGGAAACAGGCATATCTTAGAAAACAGGCTGATTTCCAAAACTTTACAAAAAGAAAAGAGAAGGAAGCAGAAGAACTTAGAAAATATGCTTCTGAAAAAGTAATGACAAAGGTAATAGAAGCTGTAGACAACCTTGAAAGAGGAGTGGCTGCGTCATCAGAAACAAAGGATTTTGACTCTCTTGTAAAGGGAGTGGAGATGACACTAAGTCAGATGCATGGAATCATGAATGAAGAGGGTGTAGAGGCTATAAAAACAGAGGGACAAAAGTTTGATCCCCATCTGCATATGGCAGTAATTGCCGAGGACAGTCCTGAGCATGAAAATGATGATATAATATTGGAACTCCAAAAAGGATATAAGCTAAAAGGGAAAGTAATCAGACCTTCTATGGTCAAGGTATGTAAAAAATAG
- the hrcA gene encoding heat-inducible transcriptional repressor HrcA — MAISDREKLVLGVIIDYYLTFGDTIGSRTLVKKYNIELSSATIRNVMADLEDMGYIAKTHTSSGRIPTDKGYKFYLHELLKVEKISKEERKKIDMAYELRVSELEDILKKTSTLLSKLTSYAGIVVEPDIKREGIKKVELVHIDDYLIMAVIVMDNMAVRTKKISLEHGLSREELAAVSKELNEKLRKGELKSYEVEEFILEKDNPVLSNLENEVFQDIEGKFYMNNASSIFQNKSVEEARETLELFNKKKGMKEIFEILVKSREHDYGDVNVVFGDELNIKGLEDFSFVYSVYKMGESQGVIGVIGPRRMAYSKTMGLVKYVTKEVNKVIEEIEHKKER; from the coding sequence ATGGCTATTTCAGACAGAGAAAAACTGGTACTAGGAGTCATAATTGATTATTATTTAACCTTTGGGGATACAATAGGCTCGAGAACCCTGGTAAAAAAATATAATATCGAGCTGTCTTCAGCAACCATAAGAAATGTAATGGCAGATCTTGAGGATATGGGATATATCGCCAAGACCCATACATCTTCAGGGAGGATTCCCACTGATAAAGGATATAAGTTTTATCTCCATGAGTTGTTGAAGGTAGAGAAAATATCCAAAGAGGAAAGAAAAAAAATCGATATGGCCTATGAGCTTAGGGTAAGTGAACTCGAGGATATTCTTAAGAAGACATCTACTCTTCTATCGAAACTTACTTCCTATGCAGGAATAGTTGTAGAACCAGATATAAAAAGAGAAGGTATAAAAAAAGTAGAGTTGGTTCATATAGACGACTACTTGATAATGGCGGTCATCGTAATGGATAACATGGCGGTGAGAACCAAAAAAATATCTCTCGAGCATGGATTGAGCCGTGAAGAATTGGCTGCAGTGTCAAAGGAACTAAATGAAAAACTAAGAAAAGGTGAACTTAAAAGCTATGAAGTTGAGGAATTTATCCTAGAAAAGGACAACCCGGTACTGAGCAATCTTGAAAATGAAGTTTTTCAGGACATAGAGGGTAAATTTTATATGAATAATGCATCGAGCATATTTCAGAATAAAAGCGTAGAGGAAGCCAGAGAGACTCTTGAACTCTTCAATAAGAAAAAGGGAATGAAAGAGATTTTTGAAATTCTGGTAAAATCTAGAGAACATGATTACGGAGATGTAAACGTTGTTTTCGGGGATGAATTAAATATAAAAGGATTAGAGGACTTTAGTTTTGTATATTCAGTCTATAAAATGGGCGAGTCCCAGGGAGTTATAGGGGTTATCGGTCCTAGAAGAATGGCTTATTCAAAGACCATGGGGCTGGTAAAGTATGTGACTAAAGAGGTGAATAAAGTAATAGAAGAAATTGAGCACAAAAAGGAGAGGTAG
- the hcp gene encoding hydroxylamine reductase, with the protein MSMFCYQCEETAKGTGCTVRGVCGKKEKTAKLQDLLIYATKGVAAYSSQLRKIGVSYDKVNYYLLDALFTTITNSNFDDEEIFRTIGVGCELRDELHEELLGKNIEVDKKYEESILGKWEYEYHDQDEEVLEFAETIGVLRTEDEDVRSLRELIIYGLKGIAAYTEHAYRLGKQKEEIFAFIERALLATEDDSLTIDDLVKLTLETGEMGVTAMALLDEANTSTYGNPEITKVSLGTRDKPGILISGHDLKDLEMLLEQTEDSGVDVYTHGEMLPGHYYPAFKKYDHFVGNYGGSWWKQLEEFPSFNGPILFTSNCIVPPRKDIEKAIGMIYTTNSAGIEGARHIMDDENGWKNFGEIIEHAKKCDPPIQIEDGEIVGGFAHNQVMALADKVVEAVKSGAIKRFVVMAGCDGRMASREYYTKFAEALPKDTVILTAGCAKYRYNKLDLGDIGGIPRVLDAGQCNDSYSLAVIAMKLQEAFGLDDINKLPIVYNIAWYEQKAVIVLLALLHLGVKNIHLGPTLPAFLSPNVAKVLVDNFGIAGIKTVDEDMKIFGLK; encoded by the coding sequence ATGTCGATGTTTTGTTATCAGTGTGAGGAAACTGCTAAGGGTACAGGGTGTACTGTCCGAGGTGTGTGTGGTAAAAAGGAAAAAACTGCAAAACTTCAGGATCTTCTTATTTATGCAACTAAGGGTGTAGCTGCATACAGCTCACAGCTTAGGAAGATAGGGGTAAGTTATGACAAGGTAAACTATTATCTCTTAGACGCACTTTTTACGACCATAACCAATTCTAATTTTGATGATGAGGAGATATTTAGGACCATAGGTGTGGGCTGTGAATTGAGAGATGAACTGCATGAGGAGCTTTTGGGAAAAAATATTGAAGTTGATAAAAAATATGAGGAAAGTATCCTCGGTAAATGGGAATATGAGTACCATGACCAAGACGAGGAAGTTCTTGAGTTTGCAGAAACAATAGGGGTTTTGAGAACGGAGGACGAAGATGTCAGAAGTCTGAGAGAGCTTATTATTTACGGTCTTAAGGGTATAGCTGCCTATACAGAGCACGCTTACAGACTAGGTAAACAAAAAGAGGAGATATTTGCTTTTATAGAGAGAGCCCTTCTGGCCACAGAAGATGACAGCCTGACAATTGACGATCTTGTGAAACTGACCTTGGAAACTGGAGAGATGGGAGTTACTGCAATGGCTTTATTGGATGAGGCAAATACATCGACTTATGGAAATCCTGAAATCACAAAGGTTTCTCTGGGGACAAGAGACAAGCCAGGAATACTTATATCGGGGCATGACTTAAAAGATCTAGAGATGCTTTTGGAACAGACTGAGGACTCTGGAGTGGATGTGTATACCCATGGAGAGATGCTTCCAGGTCACTATTATCCTGCATTTAAAAAGTACGATCACTTTGTTGGGAATTACGGCGGATCATGGTGGAAGCAGCTAGAGGAGTTTCCATCTTTCAACGGGCCGATACTCTTTACAAGTAACTGTATAGTTCCCCCTAGAAAAGATATCGAAAAAGCAATAGGGATGATCTATACAACCAACTCAGCAGGTATAGAGGGAGCAAGGCATATAATGGATGACGAAAATGGATGGAAAAATTTCGGCGAGATTATCGAACACGCCAAAAAATGTGACCCCCCTATACAGATCGAAGATGGTGAAATTGTTGGTGGATTTGCCCACAACCAGGTGATGGCCTTAGCAGACAAGGTGGTAGAAGCTGTAAAATCAGGAGCAATAAAGAGATTTGTGGTCATGGCAGGGTGTGACGGAAGAATGGCAAGTAGAGAGTACTACACAAAGTTTGCTGAGGCTCTTCCGAAAGATACGGTAATTCTTACAGCTGGCTGTGCCAAGTATCGATATAATAAGCTTGACCTCGGAGATATCGGTGGAATTCCTAGGGTGTTGGATGCAGGACAGTGCAACGATTCTTACTCCCTCGCGGTGATAGCCATGAAACTCCAGGAGGCCTTTGGACTAGACGATATAAATAAACTTCCTATAGTTTATAATATAGCCTGGTATGAGCAAAAGGCAGTAATCGTACTGTTGGCACTTCTGCATCTAGGAGTTAAAAATATTCATTTGGGACCTACTCTTCCGGCCTTTTTGTCTCCAAATGTAGCCAAGGTATTGGTGGACAATTTTGGAATAGCTGGAATAAAGACAGTGGATGAGGATATGAAGATTTTTGGATTGAAATAA
- a CDS encoding TetR/AcrR family transcriptional regulator produces MPKIIKNLKEKILISAMELFNDFKYKDVTMSGIAKKTGIAVGTLYNYYPNKKELFVDVFKMSWEETFIKLDAIMSKNITFREKLDKFIEVLYVETVNRKGLGGELLRVDAFKLSATDSSKGAFGIRKKIYERMENIIGEIKKEEGLSTNPHYELRFKKNIFDYILAVIKAFPDEKELNIEYLKHLINSALI; encoded by the coding sequence ATGCCTAAAATAATCAAAAATTTAAAAGAAAAAATACTTATAAGTGCTATGGAGTTGTTTAATGATTTTAAGTATAAAGATGTAACCATGAGTGGAATAGCCAAAAAAACAGGAATTGCAGTTGGCACCCTATACAATTATTATCCAAATAAAAAAGAGCTTTTTGTGGATGTTTTCAAAATGAGTTGGGAAGAGACTTTTATAAAATTGGATGCTATCATGAGCAAGAATATCACTTTTAGAGAAAAACTCGACAAGTTTATTGAAGTTTTATATGTAGAGACGGTTAATAGAAAGGGACTAGGAGGAGAACTCCTCAGGGTTGACGCCTTTAAACTAAGTGCTACAGACAGCTCAAAGGGTGCATTTGGGATAAGAAAAAAAATATATGAAAGAATGGAAAATATAATAGGGGAAATAAAAAAGGAGGAAGGTCTTTCTACAAATCCCCACTATGAATTGAGATTCAAAAAAAATATTTTTGATTATATCCTTGCAGTTATAAAAGCTTTTCCAGATGAAAAAGAGCTTAATATAGAGTATTTAAAGCATCTGATAAATTCTGCTTTAATATAA
- a CDS encoding MATE family efflux transporter → MSHNNKVEKTKMLGEGEISKVLTKMSVPGIIAMLINAIYNIVDSMFIGMLGNTEAMGATSVTFPLFMLIAALGQMFGVGAGSYISRLLGSGNKDQAEKVVSTTFYTAIIMSILFTLSILALIIPTLRILGATGTIMPYALTYGRVFVAGSIFTIINMTLNNTIRAEGSAKYSMVAISLGAILNVILDPLFMFGFDMGIRGAAIATVLSKSISTIYLLRYYFSGKSFIKITKEKFTPKFSIYSEIMKVGGATFSRQTLASLSLGLLNAKAAFYGDSAVAAMGISTRVTSAVLYIVIGYNQGFMPVAGYNYGAEKYDRLKSAIRISLIRVTVFCSFATFIFMFFTEDILRLFSSDLEVIERGKAILRAMSILIPTLGFQQIYAVLYQALGKSVGALILSSARQGTFLILSVMILPYLFDFKGLIYSQASADILTVITTLIFAIKISKEIKDKDGIYKPSNNLVLESNG, encoded by the coding sequence ATGAGTCACAATAATAAAGTTGAAAAAACAAAAATGCTGGGTGAGGGAGAGATCTCAAAGGTTCTGACAAAAATGTCTGTACCTGGAATAATTGCCATGCTCATAAACGCCATTTACAATATAGTGGACTCTATGTTTATAGGGATGCTGGGAAATACAGAAGCCATGGGAGCTACCTCTGTAACATTTCCTCTATTTATGCTTATAGCTGCCCTGGGTCAGATGTTTGGTGTGGGAGCCGGATCGTATATATCAAGACTTTTGGGCTCTGGAAATAAAGATCAGGCAGAAAAAGTGGTTTCCACTACTTTTTATACAGCTATAATTATGAGTATCTTATTCACACTATCAATCTTAGCCCTTATAATACCTACTCTAAGAATACTAGGTGCAACAGGTACAATAATGCCCTATGCTTTAACTTATGGAAGAGTTTTTGTAGCAGGATCTATTTTTACAATTATAAATATGACCCTAAACAATACCATAAGAGCCGAAGGAAGTGCAAAATATAGTATGGTGGCCATCTCCTTAGGAGCAATCCTAAATGTGATACTCGATCCGCTCTTCATGTTTGGATTCGATATGGGTATAAGGGGAGCGGCTATAGCGACTGTACTTTCAAAATCTATATCAACAATATATCTTTTGAGATATTATTTTTCAGGAAAAAGTTTTATAAAAATAACCAAGGAGAAATTCACTCCGAAATTTTCAATATATTCAGAGATAATGAAGGTGGGAGGAGCTACATTTTCCAGGCAAACTTTAGCTAGTCTATCTCTAGGGCTTTTAAATGCAAAGGCGGCTTTTTACGGAGATTCCGCAGTTGCTGCCATGGGTATATCCACCAGGGTTACAAGTGCGGTACTTTACATAGTTATCGGGTATAACCAAGGGTTCATGCCAGTGGCAGGCTATAATTACGGAGCAGAGAAATACGATCGTTTGAAATCTGCCATAAGAATATCCCTTATTAGAGTCACAGTGTTTTGCAGCTTTGCTACTTTTATATTTATGTTTTTTACCGAAGATATCTTGAGACTTTTCAGTAGTGACCTTGAGGTAATAGAAAGAGGCAAGGCAATTTTAAGAGCCATGAGTATTTTGATTCCCACCCTTGGATTCCAACAGATATATGCTGTACTATACCAGGCACTGGGAAAGAGTGTGGGAGCACTGATACTTTCAAGTGCCAGACAAGGCACATTTTTAATACTTTCAGTGATGATCCTGCCTTATCTATTTGACTTTAAAGGGTTGATCTACTCACAGGCGTCTGCAGATATTTTAACTGTTATAACTACATTGATATTTGCCATAAAAATATCAAAAGAAATTAAAGATAAAGATGGAATTTATAAACCAAGTAATAATTTAGTTTTAGAATCTAACGGCTAA
- the nhaC gene encoding Na+/H+ antiporter NhaC — MEKERNNKPTLKEAVVGFIITMGVIVLALRMKAGMEMPLMLGAITAAMVSLYLGNKWSDIQESIVEGIANTAVANIILIFSGILVGVWILGGAVPTLIYYGVRLISPTFFLPITFLLACISSVATGTSFGTIATIGIGALGIGTGLGMPSAMTIGAVVSGAFFGDKMSPISDTTVIAPAMAGGDLFEHIGSMLWTTIPAAIVAVVSYTFLGLKHSGGNIDYELIAQISSTLDNNFNISLLTLLPFALLLILSIKKVPGIITLAVVSAFSYLCAMFTQGVTFRELMKASVSGYKSQTGMELIDKILSRGGISMLMGVIVLIIISTSIGGILERSKILQVIVEAMLKKVKTHTGLILSTMLSCYAVVGATGNMVVGMILPGRTFRPAYEKMDVHSKVLSRTLEDVCTLGNSIIPWGGAALFIQGVFGTDLSYIPYAILNYTVPLFSIILAVTGIGVWNREGTPVNKLKTTGVLKTEY; from the coding sequence ATGGAAAAAGAAAGAAATAATAAACCAACATTAAAAGAAGCAGTTGTAGGTTTTATCATAACAATGGGAGTTATAGTATTGGCTCTTAGAATGAAAGCAGGAATGGAGATGCCTCTGATGCTAGGAGCCATCACCGCTGCCATGGTTTCACTTTATCTTGGAAATAAGTGGAGTGATATACAGGAGAGTATAGTTGAAGGTATAGCCAACACTGCAGTGGCTAACATAATCCTTATCTTCTCAGGTATCTTGGTAGGAGTTTGGATCTTAGGGGGGGCCGTCCCAACTCTTATATATTACGGAGTTAGACTAATTTCACCGACATTTTTTCTGCCAATCACATTTTTATTGGCATGCATAAGTTCTGTTGCCACAGGTACATCTTTTGGAACAATAGCTACAATAGGTATAGGGGCTTTAGGAATAGGTACAGGACTAGGTATGCCTAGTGCTATGACTATAGGGGCTGTTGTTTCAGGGGCGTTTTTCGGAGATAAAATGTCGCCTATATCTGACACCACGGTTATAGCTCCGGCAATGGCTGGTGGGGACCTGTTTGAACACATCGGTTCTATGCTGTGGACAACTATTCCAGCAGCAATAGTCGCTGTAGTTTCTTATACTTTCCTTGGATTAAAGCATTCTGGTGGAAATATTGATTATGAATTGATAGCTCAAATTTCATCAACACTGGATAATAATTTTAACATCTCATTATTAACCTTACTTCCCTTTGCACTGTTACTTATTTTATCTATAAAAAAAGTTCCAGGTATAATCACATTGGCAGTAGTATCTGCTTTCAGCTATCTCTGTGCCATGTTTACTCAGGGAGTAACATTTAGAGAGCTTATGAAGGCCTCAGTTTCAGGATACAAATCACAGACAGGTATGGAACTTATCGACAAGATACTTTCTAGAGGAGGTATCTCTATGTTGATGGGAGTTATCGTTCTCATCATAATATCCACATCAATTGGAGGTATACTTGAAAGATCTAAGATCCTTCAGGTAATAGTTGAGGCTATGCTAAAAAAAGTAAAAACTCATACAGGGTTAATTCTTTCAACTATGCTGTCTTGTTATGCCGTTGTTGGTGCTACGGGAAATATGGTGGTAGGTATGATTCTTCCAGGAAGAACATTTAGACCAGCCTATGAAAAAATGGATGTTCATTCCAAAGTTCTTTCGAGAACCTTAGAAGATGTGTGCACACTTGGTAACTCTATTATACCTTGGGGTGGAGCGGCCCTTTTTATTCAGGGAGTTTTCGGAACGGACCTGAGCTATATACCCTATGCAATTTTAAACTACACTGTTCCTCTTTTCTCTATTATCCTTGCAGTTACAGGTATAGGGGTTTGGAACAGAGAAGGTACTCCCGTTAATAAATTAAAAACTACAGGTGTCTTAAAAACAGAATATTAA